GTGGCGAACACAGCGTGGTGTGTGCGTTGCAGAATGGCGTGGAGCAGAAAACCCAACTTGCGCCGTATGTTAACGGCGCCAGCGTGCTGCCCTCGGTGGTGTGGTTCCCAGCCCAGCGCGAACCGGATGCCTCAGTGTGGTTGCGGGAGAAGCCGCGCTTAACGCTGCCTGATACGCCGCAGGCGCAGCGGGTGGTTGCCGCCCTGCGTGACACGCGCTGTGCGGTTGAGCTGTCTGATGATTTCCTTACTATTGCCTGGCGCAAGCTGCTGCAAAACGCGGTTGCTGGCTTGATGGTGCTGTCGAACCGTCGCGCTGGCATGTTTCAGCGTGAAGATATCAGCGCGCTGGCGCTCGCCTATCTGCGCGAATGTTTGGCAGTGGCGCGTGCAGAAGGCGCTGCGCTAAGCGATGACGTGCCACAGGAGATCGTGGAGCGCTTCCATCGGGCACCGGCCGATTTAGGCACCTCTATTCTGGCCGATCGCCAGGCCGATCGCCCGCTGGAGTGGGATATCCGCAACGGCGTGGTGCAGCGTTACGGTCGTGCCCGTGGCATTGCGACACCGATCAGCGATGTGATCGTCCCGCTGCTGGCGGCCGGCAGCGAAGGCCCGGGTTGAATTAAAAGCGCCACGCCGCAAACGGTACGCCGCTTTCCTGGCCTGATTGCTCGGTAATGGGGCTATTAGCGGCGTGATTTTCCATCCGGTTAAGTGGCAGCCCCCTTCATACGTGCATTAATCTCCGCAATTGATTCCTTTCCCATTCCCCACATCTCCAGCGCAACGTTTCTTTATTTCCACGCTTTGCAGTGATAAATGTCACAAACTTGCGCATTGTTAAAATCTTTACTAGGGTTTGCGCTTCTTTAGACTCTTATAGCTTTCTTTTCCTTTCGTGAAAACATGGCTGCGAAAGCTATAAGATCGCGCCACTTTTTCTCATGGAGGTTTATGAGCACAGAAGCGAATTCCCATCAGTCGGCCACATCCAGCGGATTGACCGTGGACGATATCACCGTCATCGACAACAAATTACTCAAACGCGCCGTCGGTGCTGCCGCGTTGGGTAATGCCATGGAGTGGTTTGATTTCGGTGTATATAGCTATCTCGCCGTGATTATCGGCCAGGTGTTTTTCGCTGATGCCAGCGCGGCTGCCCAGCTGATTGCCTCGTTCGGGACTTTTGCGGCGGCATTCTTAGTACGCCCCATCGGTGGCCTGGTCTTCGGCCCGCTCGGCGATCGCATTGGTCGTCAGAAGGTGCTAGCGATAACCATGATCATGATGTCGATTGGTACCTTCTGCATCGGACTGATCCCGAGCTATGCCAGCATTGGCATCGCCGCACCGATTCTGCTGTTCGCCGCGCGCTTGCTGCAGGGCTTCTCCACCGGCGGCGAATATGGCGGTGCCGCCACCTTTATCGCGGAGTATTCCACCGATAAGCGTCGCGGTTTTATGGGCAGTTTCCTTGAGTTCGGTACGCTCGGCGGTTATCTGCTGGGGGCCAGCCTGGTTACCGCCATGATCGCCTTCTTACCGCATCAAACCATGATGGATTGGGGCTGGCGTGTGCCGTTCTTCCTCGCCGCACCTTTGGGTCTGTTTGGCCTGTATATCCGTTTGAAGCTGGAAGAAACGCCGGCGTTTAAAGATCACATGGACAAGCGTGAAGAGATGGAGCACAACAAGCCGCGCTTGAGCGTGTGGCAGATGCTGCGCGATCAGCGCAAACCGCTGCTGAAATGTATTGGTCTGGTGCTGCTGTTTAACGTCTCCAACTACATGCTCACCGCCTATATGCCAAGCTATCTCACCGGCGTGCTCGGCATGAGTGAACTGTCCGGCCTGATGTTGGTGATGGTGATTATGTTTATCATGATGCCGCTGACGTTAATGTGGGGACATTTGACAGACCGCATTGGTCGCCGTCCGGTAATTGGTTTAGGTGCGCTGGGATTAATTTTGCTGGCAATCCCGAGCTTTATGCTGATCGGCACCGGCAATATGCTGCTGGTATTTGCCGGACTGGCGGTGCTGGGGTTATTACATACCTGCTTCAGCGGCACCATGCCCGCGACGTTACCGGCGCTGTTTGTCACGGACATTCGTTACAGTGCGTTGGCGATTGGTTTTAACCTGTCGGTTTCGCTGTTTGGTGGCACCACGCCATTGATCACTGCCTGGCTGGTGGACACTACGCACAACAATATGATGCCGGCGTACTACATGATGGGTGCCGGGATTATTGGTTTGCTGACCGTATTAACGCTGAGTGAAACGGCGCGTAAACCGCTGAAAGGTTCATCACCGGCGGTGGCGACGGAAGCGGAAGCGCATCGCTTGATTGATAAGCTGCGTAAACGCAAAACGAAGCATAAACCGGCTTAACTTACAGCCTGCGAAATCAATGAGGTTGCTGCTGCTGGCAACCTCATCTGTTACTAAGCGAAGCGTTAAAATCCCCCTCTTATTCGATAATTTCCGAAACCCGCCTGAAATCCGTTGGTAAGCGCCAGAAAAGGCCAAAATATCGACTATGATTTGATGTCCGACCCAACTTTTATCCCGATTTTTATATCGTTTTCAGCCAGTAGCGAATCGCTTGATGTCGTCCATTGCCCCTGCGTGGGCTAAACGAGGCAATTGAATGGAATTCAGATCATTTGAAAAATCCTGGGGCGCTGAGATTCTTGCGGATAGCAGCGTCCGTTTTCGTGTTTGGGCACCTGGGCAGCGGCAGATTACGTTGAGACTTGCCGACAAGGATACGGCCATGGCGCAGGTGGGCGACGGCTGGTTTGAGCTGCAGCTCAGCGGCGTGGTAGCCGGTGCAGAGTATAACTTTGTGCTGGCTGACGGCACGGTGGTGCCGGATCCCGCCGCACGCGCGCAGCAGGGCGACGTCAATGGCCCTTCCCTGGTGATCGATGCGCACAACTATCGCTGGCAGCACACCGCCTGGCAAGGTCGGCCTTGGCAGGAGAGCGTGGTGTATGAGTTGCATATCGGCACCTTCACACCTGAAGGCACCTTTCGGGCAGCGATTGAGAAGTTGCCGTGGCTGGCGGAGTTAGGGATCACTCAGCTGGAAGTGCTACCGGTTTCGCAGTTTGGTGGCAATCGCGGTTGGGGCTACGACGGTGTGTTGCTCTACGCACCTC
The nucleotide sequence above comes from Pantoea nemavictus. Encoded proteins:
- a CDS encoding oxidoreductase; protein product: MSENPSIALIGPGAIGTTIAAALHEVGRTPTLCGRTAHPQLELRHDSGKIIVPGPVLTNPAEIAQPFDLVFVAVKTTQVADSAAWLSALCGEHSVVCALQNGVEQKTQLAPYVNGASVLPSVVWFPAQREPDASVWLREKPRLTLPDTPQAQRVVAALRDTRCAVELSDDFLTIAWRKLLQNAVAGLMVLSNRRAGMFQREDISALALAYLRECLAVARAEGAALSDDVPQEIVERFHRAPADLGTSILADRQADRPLEWDIRNGVVQRYGRARGIATPISDVIVPLLAAGSEGPG
- the proP gene encoding glycine betaine/L-proline transporter ProP is translated as MSTEANSHQSATSSGLTVDDITVIDNKLLKRAVGAAALGNAMEWFDFGVYSYLAVIIGQVFFADASAAAQLIASFGTFAAAFLVRPIGGLVFGPLGDRIGRQKVLAITMIMMSIGTFCIGLIPSYASIGIAAPILLFAARLLQGFSTGGEYGGAATFIAEYSTDKRRGFMGSFLEFGTLGGYLLGASLVTAMIAFLPHQTMMDWGWRVPFFLAAPLGLFGLYIRLKLEETPAFKDHMDKREEMEHNKPRLSVWQMLRDQRKPLLKCIGLVLLFNVSNYMLTAYMPSYLTGVLGMSELSGLMLVMVIMFIMMPLTLMWGHLTDRIGRRPVIGLGALGLILLAIPSFMLIGTGNMLLVFAGLAVLGLLHTCFSGTMPATLPALFVTDIRYSALAIGFNLSVSLFGGTTPLITAWLVDTTHNNMMPAYYMMGAGIIGLLTVLTLSETARKPLKGSSPAVATEAEAHRLIDKLRKRKTKHKPA